From a single Aquincola tertiaricarbonis genomic region:
- a CDS encoding AraC family transcriptional regulator produces the protein MNFWDFARGPASVKVVLEFGLARGFSQDDLLARSRIAPQHLQDPNFELSALQELRVVENLLRLAGHPPGLGLQVGQGYRFSTFGLWGYGLVCSATVGEAMARALRFIPLSYAFSRVEQRIEDGLCLLQMRPPDLAPGLSRFLVERDLAAAASLVLEVGGPGLQLQRVELQGGRGRAHRPCPGLTHLGGAPVRWDGEGYCLGFDARWLPHPLPSANPISAAMCDELCAKLVERWRVREGTKALVQQVLAATPGDSRPSVGALAGLTSTSERTLRRRLQAEGTSYREVRAAALAEQARELLRDPALPITRIAERLGYADLSSFSQAFKRWQGLSPAAYRRQLAAAID, from the coding sequence ATGAACTTCTGGGACTTTGCACGCGGCCCCGCCAGTGTGAAAGTGGTGCTGGAGTTCGGGCTGGCGCGCGGCTTCAGCCAGGACGACCTGCTGGCCCGCAGCCGCATTGCGCCGCAACATCTGCAAGACCCCAACTTCGAGCTGAGCGCGCTGCAGGAGCTGCGGGTGGTGGAAAACCTGCTGCGGCTCGCGGGCCACCCGCCCGGGCTGGGGCTGCAGGTGGGCCAGGGCTACCGCTTCTCCACCTTCGGCCTGTGGGGCTACGGCCTGGTGTGCAGCGCCACCGTGGGCGAAGCGATGGCGCGGGCGCTGCGCTTCATTCCGCTGAGCTATGCCTTCTCGAGGGTGGAGCAGCGCATCGAAGACGGCCTGTGCCTGCTGCAGATGCGCCCGCCCGACCTGGCGCCCGGCCTCAGCCGCTTCCTGGTGGAGCGCGACCTGGCGGCCGCGGCCTCGCTGGTGCTGGAAGTGGGCGGCCCCGGCCTGCAGCTGCAGCGGGTGGAGCTGCAAGGCGGCCGTGGCCGCGCCCACCGGCCCTGCCCCGGCCTCACCCACCTGGGCGGCGCGCCGGTGCGCTGGGATGGCGAGGGCTACTGCCTGGGCTTCGATGCGCGCTGGCTGCCGCACCCGCTGCCCTCGGCCAACCCCATCTCGGCCGCGATGTGCGACGAGCTGTGCGCCAAGCTGGTGGAGCGCTGGCGGGTGCGTGAAGGCACCAAGGCCCTGGTGCAGCAGGTGCTGGCCGCCACGCCGGGCGACAGCCGGCCCTCAGTGGGTGCGCTGGCCGGGCTGACCAGCACCAGCGAACGCACGCTGCGCCGCCGGCTGCAGGCCGAAGGCACCAGCTACCGCGAGGTGCGTGCCGCCGCCCTGGCCGAACAGGCCCGCGAGCTGCTGCGCGACCCTGCGCTGCCCATAACCCGCATCGCCGAACGGCTGGGCTACGCCGACCTGTCCAGCTTCTCGCAGGCCTTCAAGCGCTGGCAGGGCCTGTCGCCGGCGGCGTACCGGCGACAGCTGGCGGCGGCCATCGACTAG
- a CDS encoding LacI family DNA-binding transcriptional regulator gives MSSTVKDIAQLAQVSAATVSLVLNGKGGISEETRARVLQAAASLNYAPRSPKAGTPAHTGTLRFLKIAKHGHTVNRDHNTFIADYIDGMSHEAGANGYKLEIVSYEGTPVEDIVASLSGTSLSGVVVLGTELSEDDVRLFEGVPLPLVFIDTHYDLLEQNFVNMNNRDAVFKILSHFAQRGFRHIGFVASNVATTNFRLRREAFMDGMKVLGLPVRARDIITVDSTYDGAYQDMLAKLQAGLAVPECLFCTNDIITYGCIKALREFNIRIPQDLSIIGFDNLPMSAAMDPPLTTIDVSKRQIGYQAIKLLDDLVRATERAPAVKIMVGANLVERASVASPPQR, from the coding sequence ATGTCATCCACCGTCAAAGACATCGCCCAGCTGGCGCAGGTCTCGGCCGCCACCGTCTCGCTGGTGCTCAACGGCAAGGGCGGCATCTCGGAAGAAACACGGGCGCGGGTGCTGCAGGCGGCCGCCAGCCTGAACTACGCGCCGCGCAGCCCCAAGGCCGGCACGCCCGCGCACACCGGCACGCTGCGCTTCCTGAAGATCGCCAAGCACGGCCACACCGTGAACCGCGACCACAACACTTTCATCGCCGACTACATCGACGGCATGTCGCACGAAGCCGGCGCCAACGGCTACAAGCTGGAGATCGTCAGCTACGAAGGCACGCCGGTGGAAGACATCGTCGCCTCGCTGTCGGGCACATCGCTCAGCGGCGTGGTGGTGCTGGGCACCGAGCTGTCGGAAGACGACGTGCGGCTGTTCGAAGGCGTGCCGCTGCCGCTGGTGTTCATCGACACCCACTACGACCTGCTGGAACAGAACTTCGTGAACATGAACAACCGCGACGCGGTGTTCAAGATCCTGTCGCACTTTGCGCAGCGGGGCTTCCGGCACATCGGCTTCGTGGCCAGCAACGTGGCCACCACCAACTTCCGGCTGCGGCGCGAAGCCTTCATGGACGGCATGAAGGTGCTGGGCCTGCCGGTGCGCGCACGCGACATCATCACGGTGGACTCCACCTACGACGGCGCCTACCAGGACATGCTGGCCAAGCTGCAGGCCGGGCTGGCGGTGCCCGAGTGCCTGTTCTGCACCAACGACATCATCACCTACGGCTGCATCAAGGCGCTGCGTGAATTCAACATCCGCATCCCGCAGGACCTGTCCATCATCGGTTTCGACAACCTGCCAATGAGCGCGGCGATGGACCCGCCGCTGACCACCATCGACGTGTCCAAGCGGCAGATCGGCTATCAGGCCATCAAGCTGCTGGACGACCTGGTGCGCGCCACCGAACGCGCCCCGGCGGTCAAGATCATGGTGGGCGCCAACCTGGTGGAACGCGCCAGCGTGGCCAGCCCGCCGCAACGCTGA
- a CDS encoding substrate-binding domain-containing protein — protein sequence MQFVPHKACLVGAVLAATVGTLAAQDKPTIATVVKISGIPWFNRMETGVKEFAASTPTVNASQSGPATADAAQQLKIIDDLVARKVNALAVVPMDPAVIEGALKRAMDRGIVVVTHEADNQKNTQANIEAFDNAAYGTALNERLASCMGKQGKWTSFVGSLGSRTHLQWVDAGAKNAAKYPGMQLVDAKNESFDDANKTYEKAKEILRKHPDIKGFQSSAGNDVIGIGRAIEEAGLAGKVCLVGTGLPNPSAKLLESGAITAIGFWDPKDAGLAMNKVAKLLLEKKPLTNGIDLGVKGYDKVTVTKGPGQGLLLVGNAMVIADKATYKNYMF from the coding sequence ATGCAATTCGTTCCCCACAAGGCCTGCCTGGTCGGCGCGGTGCTGGCCGCCACCGTCGGCACCCTGGCTGCGCAGGACAAGCCCACCATCGCCACCGTGGTCAAGATCAGCGGCATTCCCTGGTTCAACCGCATGGAAACCGGCGTCAAGGAATTTGCCGCCAGCACGCCCACCGTCAACGCCAGCCAGAGCGGCCCGGCCACGGCCGACGCGGCCCAGCAGCTCAAGATCATCGACGACCTGGTGGCGCGCAAGGTGAATGCGCTGGCCGTGGTGCCGATGGACCCGGCCGTGATCGAAGGCGCGCTCAAGCGCGCGATGGACCGCGGCATCGTGGTGGTGACGCACGAGGCCGACAACCAGAAGAACACCCAGGCCAACATTGAAGCCTTCGACAACGCCGCCTATGGCACCGCGCTGAACGAGCGCCTGGCCAGCTGCATGGGCAAGCAGGGCAAGTGGACCTCGTTCGTCGGATCGCTGGGCAGCCGCACCCACCTGCAGTGGGTGGACGCCGGCGCCAAGAACGCCGCCAAGTACCCCGGCATGCAACTGGTGGACGCCAAGAACGAGTCCTTCGACGACGCCAACAAGACCTACGAGAAGGCCAAGGAGATCCTGCGCAAGCACCCCGACATCAAGGGCTTCCAGAGCTCGGCCGGCAACGATGTGATCGGCATCGGCCGCGCCATCGAAGAAGCGGGCCTGGCCGGCAAGGTGTGCCTGGTGGGCACCGGCCTGCCCAACCCATCGGCCAAGCTGCTGGAGTCGGGCGCCATCACCGCCATCGGCTTCTGGGACCCGAAGGACGCCGGCCTGGCCATGAACAAGGTGGCCAAGCTGCTGCTCGAGAAGAAGCCGCTGACCAACGGCATCGACCTGGGCGTCAAGGGTTATGACAAGGTCACCGTCACCAAGGGTCCGGGCCAGGGCCTGCTGCTGGTGGGCAATGCGATGGTGATCGCCGACAAGGCCACCTACAAGAACTACATGTTCTGA
- a CDS encoding NAD(P)-dependent oxidoreductase, with the protein MNIAVIGTGVLGTGVGLTLRRHGHAVRCWNRTPANAQGLVEGGATLHATPAQAAEGASHVLLLVWNEEALRSVLEGPDGLLQAAQPGQVFIDMSTQLPATARDLAARFQAAGALFVDAPVHGSRAEAHAGGLWIMAGASAEAWAAAQPVLQQLGASARHMGEVGAGCAAKLCGNHLVSTIVAALAESLALARKSGLDGHQLVDVWSESDFRSPIVEGAGRAMWDGQFDVSFHLRTMVKDTELIRNHAETLGVPVMLSNTVHELNKVAQNLGWGELNATAIFKLCELMAGIPPAVGSPSRP; encoded by the coding sequence ATGAACATCGCCGTCATCGGCACCGGGGTGCTGGGCACCGGCGTGGGCCTGACGCTGCGCCGCCACGGGCATGCGGTGCGCTGCTGGAACCGCACACCGGCCAACGCGCAGGGCCTGGTGGAAGGCGGCGCCACGCTACATGCCACGCCGGCCCAGGCCGCCGAAGGCGCCAGCCATGTGCTGCTGCTGGTGTGGAACGAAGAGGCGCTGCGCAGCGTGCTGGAAGGACCGGACGGCCTGCTGCAGGCGGCGCAGCCGGGCCAGGTGTTCATCGACATGAGCACCCAGCTGCCCGCCACCGCGCGTGACCTGGCGGCCCGCTTCCAGGCTGCGGGCGCGCTGTTCGTGGATGCACCGGTGCACGGCAGCCGGGCCGAGGCCCATGCCGGCGGCCTGTGGATCATGGCCGGCGCCAGTGCCGAGGCCTGGGCCGCGGCGCAGCCGGTGCTTCAGCAGCTGGGCGCCTCGGCCCGGCACATGGGTGAGGTGGGCGCCGGTTGCGCGGCCAAGCTGTGCGGCAACCACCTGGTCAGCACCATCGTCGCGGCGCTGGCCGAATCGCTGGCGCTGGCGCGCAAATCAGGCCTGGACGGCCACCAGCTGGTGGACGTGTGGAGCGAGAGCGACTTTCGGTCGCCCATCGTGGAAGGTGCCGGCCGCGCGATGTGGGACGGTCAGTTCGACGTCTCGTTCCACCTGCGCACCATGGTCAAGGACACGGAGCTGATCCGCAACCATGCCGAAACCCTGGGCGTGCCGGTGATGCTGTCCAACACCGTGCATGAGCTGAACAAGGTGGCGCAGAACCTGGGCTGGGGCGAGCTGAATGCCACCGCCATCTTCAAGCTGTGCGAGCTGATGGCCGGTATTCCGCCGGCCGTGGGCAGCCCGTCCCGGCCCTAG
- a CDS encoding SWIB/MDM2 domain-containing protein, with protein MATAAKKSGAFMKPLKPSAELAKIVGDEPLARTEVTKRVWDYIKAHNLQNPANKRNILCDGALKAVMGKDEVTMFEMTALVGKHLS; from the coding sequence ATGGCCACCGCCGCAAAGAAGTCGGGTGCTTTCATGAAGCCCCTGAAGCCCAGCGCAGAACTCGCGAAGATCGTGGGTGACGAGCCCCTGGCTCGCACCGAGGTCACCAAGCGCGTGTGGGACTACATCAAGGCCCACAACCTGCAGAACCCCGCCAACAAGCGCAACATCCTGTGCGACGGCGCGCTCAAGGCCGTGATGGGCAAAGACGAGGTCACGATGTTCGAGATGACCGCCTTGGTCGGCAAGCACCTCAGCTGA
- a CDS encoding DAK2 domain-containing protein, with translation MDRIGKPELAGLFQRLREVFSQQREALIALDGKVGDSDLGITMNKGFIAAHEAVLAQLAAGGTDGIGKPLQMAGMAIAKAAPSTMGTLTATGFMRGGKALLAAEAIGTAELAAFWRAYHDGVVERGKAKPGDKTLVDVLGPLLQSLEASAAAGLPLREALVQAEAVAAQALEATKTMTAQHGKAAVFREKSVGLQDAGATVGHLIIQAMRDHVVQAHEGQS, from the coding sequence ATGGATCGCATCGGCAAGCCCGAGCTGGCGGGCCTGTTCCAGCGACTGCGCGAGGTGTTCTCCCAGCAGCGCGAGGCGCTGATCGCGCTCGACGGCAAGGTGGGCGACAGCGATCTGGGCATCACGATGAACAAGGGCTTCATCGCCGCGCACGAGGCGGTGCTGGCCCAGCTGGCCGCGGGCGGCACCGACGGCATCGGCAAGCCGCTGCAGATGGCCGGCATGGCCATCGCCAAGGCGGCGCCTTCCACCATGGGAACGCTCACGGCCACCGGCTTCATGCGCGGCGGCAAGGCGCTGCTGGCGGCCGAAGCCATCGGCACCGCGGAGCTGGCCGCCTTCTGGCGTGCTTACCACGACGGCGTGGTGGAGCGTGGCAAGGCCAAGCCCGGCGACAAGACCCTGGTGGACGTGCTTGGGCCGCTGCTGCAGTCGCTGGAAGCATCGGCTGCGGCCGGCTTGCCGCTGCGCGAAGCCCTGGTGCAGGCCGAGGCTGTGGCCGCACAGGCATTGGAAGCCACCAAGACCATGACGGCGCAGCACGGCAAGGCGGCGGTGTTCCGCGAGAAGTCGGTGGGCCTGCAGGACGCAGGCGCCACCGTGGGTCATCTCATCATCCAGGCCATGCGCGACCACGTCGTGCAGGCACACGAAGGGCAATCATGA
- a CDS encoding sugar ABC transporter ATP-binding protein — translation MTMAAFLEVHGIHKRFGGVHALRGIHVTIERGGIYHLLGENGCGKSTLIKIISGAQPPDEGSIRLEGRDHASLTPIEALAAGIETVYQDLSLIPNLSVAENVALSEQLVRAQGRLARRLDDRLLRDTARRALATTGLPTDDGFLATVVSELPLAVRQLVAIARAIATRAKLVIMDEPTTSLTRREVDNLIRVVGELQRDQVAVLFVTHKLDECYRIGGQAIVFRDGQCVAQGPINSYTKAELGQLMTGRLIDGTRYRQAGAAAAGAAPLLQLQGLGCGRHFQDVSLSVARGEIIGITGLADSGRNELALALAGVMAATQGQMLMEGRPVQVRQPSDAIAHGIGYVPEDRLAEGLFLDKPILANMAALVLDKLRGRLGLLDAGKSRALAQDLVQELRIATPNVDLPVQSLSGGNQQRVLIGRWLTIAPRLLLLHGPTVGVDVGSKDTIYKVIQSLSAKGMGLLVISDDLPELLQNCDRILVMRNGRIAAEYAADAVQEEQLVDAMLASDTDAPVEALP, via the coding sequence ATGACCATGGCTGCGTTCCTGGAGGTGCACGGCATCCACAAGCGCTTCGGCGGTGTGCATGCGCTGCGCGGCATTCACGTCACGATCGAGCGGGGTGGCATCTACCACCTGCTGGGCGAAAACGGCTGCGGCAAGAGCACGCTCATCAAGATCATCTCCGGGGCGCAGCCGCCCGACGAGGGCTCGATCCGGCTGGAAGGCCGCGACCACGCGTCGCTGACGCCGATCGAGGCGTTGGCCGCCGGCATCGAGACGGTCTACCAAGACCTCTCGCTGATTCCCAACCTGTCGGTGGCCGAGAACGTGGCGCTGTCGGAGCAACTGGTGCGCGCCCAGGGCCGCCTGGCGCGCCGGCTCGACGACCGGCTGCTGCGTGACACTGCCCGCCGTGCGCTGGCCACCACCGGCCTGCCCACCGACGACGGCTTCCTGGCCACCGTGGTCAGCGAGCTGCCGCTGGCGGTGCGCCAGCTGGTGGCCATCGCCCGCGCCATCGCCACGCGGGCCAAGCTGGTGATCATGGACGAGCCCACCACCTCGCTCACCCGGCGCGAGGTGGACAACCTGATCCGCGTGGTGGGTGAGCTGCAGCGCGACCAGGTGGCGGTGCTGTTCGTCACCCACAAGCTGGACGAGTGCTACCGCATCGGCGGCCAGGCCATCGTGTTCCGTGACGGCCAGTGCGTGGCCCAGGGCCCGATCAACAGCTACACCAAGGCCGAGCTGGGCCAGCTGATGACCGGCCGCTTGATCGACGGCACACGTTACCGGCAGGCCGGCGCGGCGGCGGCGGGTGCGGCGCCGCTGCTGCAGCTGCAAGGCCTGGGCTGCGGCCGGCACTTTCAAGACGTGAGCCTGAGCGTGGCGCGCGGCGAGATCATCGGCATCACGGGCCTGGCCGACTCCGGCCGCAACGAACTGGCGCTGGCGCTGGCCGGCGTGATGGCGGCCACGCAGGGCCAGATGCTGATGGAAGGCCGGCCGGTGCAGGTGCGCCAGCCGTCGGACGCCATCGCGCACGGCATCGGCTACGTGCCGGAAGACCGGCTGGCCGAGGGCTTGTTTCTGGACAAGCCCATCCTGGCCAACATGGCGGCGCTGGTGCTGGACAAGCTGCGTGGCCGCCTGGGCCTGCTGGACGCGGGCAAGTCGCGCGCGCTGGCGCAAGACCTGGTGCAGGAGCTGCGCATCGCCACGCCCAATGTCGACCTGCCGGTGCAGTCGCTGTCGGGCGGTAACCAGCAGCGGGTGCTCATCGGCCGCTGGCTCACCATCGCGCCGCGGCTGCTGCTGCTGCACGGCCCCACGGTGGGCGTGGACGTCGGCTCGAAGGACACCATCTACAAGGTCATCCAGTCGCTGTCGGCCAAGGGCATGGGCCTGCTGGTCATCAGCGACGACCTGCCCGAGCTGCTGCAGAACTGCGACCGCATCCTGGTGATGCGCAACGGCCGCATCGCCGCCGAATACGCGGCCGATGCGGTGCAGGAAGAACAACTGGTGGACGCGATGCTGGCATCGGACACCGACGCGCCGGTGGAGGCCCTGCCATGA
- a CDS encoding dihydroxyacetone kinase subunit DhaK codes for MKKFLNEPEAFVDEMLEGIYAAHPQQLTYVADDKRCLVSVARQPGKVGLATGGGSGHLPLFLGYVGRGMLDGCAVGGVFQSPSAQQMFEVTKAIDQGAGVLYIYGNYTGDILNFDMATELAEMENIRVLSVVGNDDVASSVQGEEHKRRGVAGIFFVYKAAGAAAEEGMSLDEVTRVADKARLATRTMGVALSSCIVPEVGHATFSIGEREMEIGMGIHGEPGIRRGPLLPADAVVDEMLKPILAELQLGQGSEVAVLVNGLGGTPQEELYVMYRRIHQVLGGQGVQVAQVHVGEFATAMEMAGASISLIKLDDELKRLITAPADTPFFRQHPQAGR; via the coding sequence ATGAAGAAGTTCTTGAACGAGCCTGAGGCCTTTGTCGACGAGATGCTGGAAGGCATTTATGCCGCCCATCCGCAGCAGCTCACCTACGTGGCCGACGACAAGCGCTGCCTGGTCTCGGTGGCGCGCCAACCCGGCAAGGTGGGCCTGGCCACCGGCGGCGGCTCGGGCCACCTGCCGCTGTTCCTGGGCTACGTGGGCCGCGGCATGCTGGACGGCTGCGCCGTGGGTGGCGTGTTCCAGTCGCCCAGCGCGCAGCAGATGTTCGAGGTCACCAAGGCCATCGACCAAGGCGCGGGCGTGCTCTACATCTACGGCAACTACACCGGCGACATCCTGAACTTCGACATGGCCACCGAGCTGGCCGAGATGGAGAACATCCGCGTGCTGTCGGTGGTGGGCAACGACGACGTGGCCTCGTCGGTGCAGGGTGAAGAGCACAAGCGCCGCGGCGTGGCCGGCATCTTCTTCGTCTACAAGGCCGCGGGTGCCGCGGCCGAAGAAGGCATGTCGCTGGACGAGGTCACGCGCGTGGCCGACAAGGCCCGCCTGGCCACCCGCACCATGGGCGTGGCGTTGAGCAGCTGCATCGTGCCCGAGGTGGGCCACGCCACCTTCTCGATCGGCGAGCGCGAGATGGAGATCGGCATGGGCATCCATGGCGAGCCCGGCATCCGCCGTGGCCCGCTGCTGCCGGCCGATGCGGTGGTAGACGAGATGCTCAAGCCCATCCTGGCCGAGCTGCAGCTGGGGCAGGGCAGCGAGGTGGCGGTGCTGGTCAACGGCCTGGGCGGCACACCGCAGGAAGAGCTGTATGTGATGTACCGCCGCATCCACCAGGTGCTGGGCGGCCAGGGCGTGCAAGTGGCCCAGGTGCACGTGGGCGAGTTCGCCACCGCGATGGAGATGGCCGGCGCGTCGATCTCGCTCATCAAGCTGGACGACGAGCTCAAGCGCCTGATCACCGCGCCGGCCGACACGCCGTTCTTCCGTCAACACCCGCAGGCGGGCCGGTGA
- the xth gene encoding exodeoxyribonuclease III — protein sequence MKIATFNVNGVNGRLPRLLEWLEEARPDVACLQELKTSDATFPEAAIRDAGYGVLWHGQKGFNGVAVLARGTDPIESRRGLPGDAADTQSRYLEAVVDGVVIASLYLPNGNPQPGPKFDYKLAWMERLIEHAATLRDCGAPVVLAGDYNVVPTDAVADIYSTRSWKKDALLQPESRAAFERLQAQGWTDALRALHPDAPLYTFWDYLRQRWQRDAGLRIDHLMLNAPARERLQAAGVDKAVRGREKASDHAPAWVVIS from the coding sequence ATGAAGATCGCCACCTTCAACGTCAACGGCGTCAACGGCCGGCTGCCCCGGCTGCTGGAATGGCTGGAAGAAGCACGGCCCGACGTGGCCTGCCTGCAGGAGTTGAAGACCTCGGACGCCACCTTCCCCGAGGCGGCCATCCGCGATGCCGGCTACGGCGTGCTGTGGCATGGGCAGAAGGGCTTCAACGGCGTGGCCGTGCTGGCGCGCGGCACCGACCCGATCGAAAGCCGCCGCGGCCTGCCCGGCGACGCGGCCGACACCCAGAGCCGCTACCTGGAGGCGGTGGTGGACGGCGTGGTCATCGCTTCGCTGTACCTGCCCAACGGCAACCCACAGCCCGGCCCCAAGTTCGACTACAAGCTGGCGTGGATGGAGCGTTTGATCGAGCATGCGGCCACGCTGCGCGACTGTGGCGCGCCGGTGGTGCTGGCCGGTGACTACAACGTGGTGCCCACCGATGCGGTGGCCGACATCTACTCGACGCGCTCGTGGAAAAAGGATGCGCTGCTGCAGCCCGAATCGCGCGCGGCGTTTGAACGCCTGCAGGCCCAGGGCTGGACCGACGCGCTGCGGGCTTTGCACCCGGACGCGCCGCTCTACACCTTCTGGGATTACCTGCGCCAGCGCTGGCAGCGCGATGCCGGCCTGCGCATCGACCACCTGATGCTCAATGCACCGGCGCGTGAGCGCCTGCAGGCGGCCGGCGTGGACAAGGCCGTGCGCGGCCGCGAAAAGGCCAGCGACCACGCACCGGCCTGGGTCGTGATCAGCTGA
- a CDS encoding ABC transporter permease has protein sequence MNTSLTAANGAALAARDRPGRMQGLQRLLARRPELFTLFLLVALCSFVAIANPAFLSAQTLIDIARASVVIGLFALGVFVILAAGGIDVSFTAIAALSMYSVTQLVVTHVPQAPLPLVFLAAALGGGLLGFVNGLLVHGLKAPSLIVTIGTQYLFRGVLLTFIGTVWITQLPDQMDSFGKIPLIAFESQRGAQVILPAYFLVLPAAALLTWWLLRRTLMGRAIFAAGGSLAVAERLGYNVRAIHFFIFAYTGALAGVAGMIHVCANRLANPFDLVGMEIDVIAAVVLGGARITGGTGSVLGTLLGVLLVVVINNVLIMAGVPSTWQRVVVGAFILVAGAFFVVRKRR, from the coding sequence ATGAATACCTCGCTCACCGCGGCTAATGGCGCCGCGCTGGCTGCGCGCGACCGGCCCGGCCGGATGCAGGGCCTGCAGCGTCTGCTGGCGCGCCGGCCCGAGCTCTTCACGCTGTTCCTGCTGGTGGCGCTGTGCAGCTTCGTGGCCATCGCCAACCCCGCGTTCCTGTCGGCGCAGACGCTGATCGACATCGCCCGCGCCAGCGTGGTGATCGGCCTCTTCGCGCTGGGCGTGTTCGTCATCCTGGCCGCGGGCGGCATCGATGTGTCCTTCACCGCCATCGCCGCGCTGTCGATGTACAGCGTCACGCAACTGGTGGTCACGCATGTGCCGCAGGCGCCGCTGCCGCTGGTGTTCCTGGCCGCGGCGCTGGGCGGCGGGCTGCTGGGCTTTGTCAACGGGCTGCTGGTGCATGGGCTCAAGGCGCCTTCGCTGATCGTCACCATCGGCACGCAGTACCTGTTCCGCGGCGTGCTGCTCACCTTCATCGGCACGGTGTGGATCACGCAGCTGCCCGACCAGATGGACAGCTTCGGCAAGATTCCGCTGATCGCCTTCGAGTCGCAACGCGGCGCGCAGGTCATCCTGCCGGCCTACTTCCTGGTGCTGCCGGCCGCCGCGCTGCTCACCTGGTGGCTGCTGCGCCGCACGCTGATGGGCCGCGCCATCTTCGCGGCCGGCGGCAGCCTGGCCGTGGCCGAACGGCTGGGCTACAACGTGCGGGCCATCCACTTCTTCATCTTTGCGTACACCGGCGCGCTGGCCGGCGTGGCCGGGATGATCCACGTGTGTGCCAACCGCCTGGCCAACCCGTTCGACCTGGTGGGCATGGAGATCGACGTCATCGCCGCCGTGGTGCTGGGCGGGGCGCGCATCACCGGCGGCACCGGCAGCGTGCTGGGCACGCTGCTGGGCGTGCTGCTGGTGGTGGTCATCAACAACGTGCTGATCATGGCCGGCGTGCCCAGCACCTGGCAGCGCGTCGTCGTCGGCGCATTCATCCTGGTCGCGGGGGCCTTCTTCGTGGTGCGCAAGCGCCGCTGA
- a CDS encoding ABC transporter permease, giving the protein MKPKQDPQLLFLVGINLLVLLAGSVLSRGAFIDPYNLQSMASQLPELGLLAAGVMLAMCAGNGGIDLSGIALANLSGVLSALLVGRWLSADEAPLLFTLAFASVALAVGLLGGLINGLLIARLGLTPILCTLGTQLLFTGLAVVLSGGPSVRVGSAEPLMELGNGLFLGLPWSFLLFCAVLLALGAVLRFSPFGVRLFLMGTNPQAARYAGFPQARLLITTYGVSGLLAGLAGVLIASRNVNVKWDYGQSYLLIAILITVMAGVKPEGGHGRVVNLFLSTTALQLLSSMLNFAELSNFFRDFAWGLLLLLFLAVGRVNLRSLMPRDTAPITVSMQPPPAPKRPS; this is encoded by the coding sequence ATGAAACCCAAGCAAGATCCCCAACTGCTGTTCCTCGTGGGCATCAACCTGCTGGTGCTGCTGGCGGGCTCGGTGTTGTCGCGCGGCGCCTTCATCGACCCCTACAACCTGCAGTCCATGGCCAGCCAGCTGCCCGAGCTGGGTCTGCTGGCCGCCGGCGTGATGCTGGCCATGTGCGCCGGCAATGGCGGCATCGACCTGTCCGGCATTGCGCTGGCCAATCTGTCGGGTGTGCTGTCGGCGCTGCTGGTGGGCCGCTGGTTGTCGGCCGATGAAGCGCCGCTGCTGTTCACGCTGGCCTTCGCCAGCGTGGCGCTGGCGGTGGGCCTTCTCGGTGGGCTCATCAACGGTCTGCTGATCGCGCGGCTGGGCCTCACGCCGATCTTGTGCACGCTGGGCACGCAGCTGCTGTTCACCGGGCTGGCGGTGGTGCTGTCGGGCGGGCCGTCGGTGCGTGTGGGCAGTGCCGAGCCGCTGATGGAACTGGGCAACGGTCTCTTCCTCGGCCTGCCCTGGTCCTTCCTGCTGTTCTGCGCCGTGCTGCTGGCGCTTGGGGCGGTGCTGCGCTTCAGTCCCTTCGGCGTGCGCCTCTTCCTGATGGGCACCAACCCGCAGGCTGCGCGTTATGCCGGCTTTCCGCAGGCGCGGCTGCTCATCACCACCTACGGCGTCTCGGGCCTGCTGGCCGGGCTGGCGGGTGTGCTCATCGCTTCACGCAACGTCAACGTGAAGTGGGACTACGGCCAGTCGTACCTGCTGATCGCCATCCTCATCACGGTGATGGCGGGCGTGAAGCCCGAAGGCGGCCATGGCCGCGTGGTCAACCTGTTCCTGTCGACCACGGCGCTGCAGCTGCTGTCCAGCATGCTCAATTTCGCCGAGCTGTCCAACTTCTTCCGCGACTTTGCCTGGGGCCTGCTGCTGCTGCTGTTCCTGGCCGTCGGCCGCGTGAACCTGCGCAGCCTGATGCCGCGCGATACCGCCCCGATCACCGTTTCGATGCAGCCCCCTCCTGCGCCGAAGCGTCCGTCCTGA